From a region of the Mycobacteroides saopaulense genome:
- a CDS encoding SDR family oxidoreductase, which translates to MSLLNFEGKVVVVSGIGPGLGAALATKFAEAGADVVLAARTQSRLDDVAEQITASGRKALAVATDITDEDSVANLVERATETFGSIDVLVNNAFSIPSMKSLEKTDYQHIRDSVELTVVGTLRLTQQLAASLAQAKGSVVNINSMVIRHSQVRYGSYKIAKAALLAMSQSLATELGPQGVRVNSVVPGYMWGENLKGYFEHQAKKYGGTVEQIYEYTAANSDLKRLPTTDEVANAVLFLASDLASGITGQALDVNCGEFHA; encoded by the coding sequence CTGGGTGCCGCGCTGGCAACCAAGTTCGCGGAGGCCGGTGCGGATGTCGTTCTCGCGGCGCGTACCCAGTCGCGCCTGGATGACGTGGCCGAGCAGATCACCGCCTCCGGACGCAAGGCGCTGGCGGTGGCCACGGATATCACCGATGAAGACAGCGTCGCCAATCTTGTCGAGCGCGCGACCGAAACCTTCGGCAGTATCGACGTTCTGGTCAACAACGCGTTCAGCATTCCTTCGATGAAGTCCCTGGAGAAGACGGACTATCAGCACATTCGCGATAGCGTCGAGCTCACCGTGGTGGGCACGCTGCGGCTGACCCAGCAGTTGGCCGCATCCCTTGCCCAAGCGAAGGGCTCGGTGGTCAACATCAATTCGATGGTCATCCGGCACTCGCAGGTTCGCTATGGCAGTTACAAGATCGCCAAGGCGGCACTGCTGGCCATGTCCCAGTCGTTGGCCACCGAGCTGGGGCCACAGGGGGTCCGCGTGAATTCTGTTGTGCCCGGATACATGTGGGGTGAGAACCTCAAGGGCTACTTCGAACACCAGGCCAAGAAATACGGCGGCACCGTCGAGCAGATCTACGAATACACGGCAGCCAATTCCGACCTGAAGCGATTGCCGACCACCGACGAGGTGGCCAACGCGGTGCTGTTTCTCGCGTCAGACCTGGCGAGCGGTATCACCGGCCAGGCCCTCGATGTCAACTGCGGCGAGTTCCACGCCTAG
- a CDS encoding FAD/NAD(P)-binding protein: MTRVAVIGAGAAGTMAALHLLRHNDSRALHVTVIDPDARTGSGVPYRTPDPWHLLNVPAGKLSVSAVAPLDFVTWLHDNGLPGVSAEDFVPRALFGEYLSDAFEDARGDRVTRIHSRAVGLRRQGDELSVALCDGDGVRADTAILATGPSGPGTSWAPGWLRDGTLFVGDPWRVGALDGLPGEGDLLLVGTGLTMVDVACTLARPHRVIHAISRSGLLPKVHRPQPLPPVDAPDFVPEHGQVLQRSVGYIREVIATGGDICAAVDALRPRAAELWAAMTADEHRQFLRKYHRLWDIHRHRMAPQTAARIDGYLAEGELRIHRAELTGAEATDAGSRVTLSTSEVLDVSAVINCTGPRYDVTSGADPLWSQLLADGLARPGPLNLGLDTDTDGRLLPGNAPIWTLGPLRRGNIWETTAFAEIRAQAHALAALIGS, translated from the coding sequence GTGACCCGGGTAGCCGTGATAGGGGCGGGTGCGGCCGGAACAATGGCAGCACTGCACCTATTGCGGCACAACGATTCGCGTGCCTTGCACGTGACGGTGATCGATCCCGACGCACGCACCGGATCTGGAGTTCCGTACCGTACACCCGATCCATGGCACCTCCTCAATGTTCCTGCGGGAAAGCTCAGCGTCAGCGCCGTCGCGCCGCTGGATTTCGTGACCTGGCTGCACGATAACGGCCTGCCGGGTGTGAGCGCCGAGGATTTCGTTCCGCGGGCGCTGTTCGGGGAATACCTGTCCGATGCATTCGAGGACGCGCGTGGCGATCGCGTGACCCGTATTCATTCTCGGGCCGTCGGGCTGAGGCGGCAGGGCGACGAGCTCTCGGTCGCGTTGTGCGATGGGGATGGTGTGCGTGCGGACACCGCGATCTTGGCTACGGGTCCCAGCGGTCCCGGAACATCATGGGCACCAGGTTGGTTGCGTGACGGCACGCTTTTCGTCGGTGACCCCTGGCGTGTCGGCGCACTCGACGGTCTTCCCGGCGAGGGCGATCTGCTCTTGGTCGGAACCGGACTCACCATGGTCGATGTGGCATGCACGTTGGCCCGGCCACATCGGGTCATCCATGCCATATCGCGAAGTGGACTGCTGCCCAAGGTGCATCGACCGCAGCCGTTGCCGCCGGTTGACGCTCCGGACTTCGTCCCCGAACACGGTCAGGTACTGCAGCGCTCCGTGGGGTACATCCGTGAGGTGATCGCCACGGGTGGCGACATATGTGCGGCCGTGGACGCACTGCGCCCTCGTGCCGCCGAGCTCTGGGCCGCCATGACCGCCGACGAACACCGGCAGTTCCTGCGGAAGTACCACAGGCTGTGGGACATTCATCGACATCGGATGGCTCCGCAGACGGCCGCTCGGATAGACGGCTACCTAGCCGAAGGTGAGCTGAGAATTCATCGTGCGGAGCTGACGGGTGCCGAGGCCACGGACGCTGGGTCTCGGGTCACGCTTTCCACGAGTGAGGTCTTGGATGTGAGTGCGGTGATCAACTGCACAGGCCCGCGATACGACGTCACCTCCGGCGCCGATCCGTTGTGGAGCCAGTTGCTTGCCGATGGTCTGGCGCGGCCCGGACCGCTGAACCTCGGGCTGGACACGGACACCGACGGAAGACTGCTGCCCGGGAATGCGCCGATATGGACACTCGGCCCTCTCCGGCGTGGGAACATCTGGGAGACAACAGCCTTCGCCGAAATCAGGGCACAGGCGCACGCCCTGGCGGCGCTGATAGGGTCGTAG
- a CDS encoding sulfotransferase family protein, translating into MSFESSAERTSVGTVDDLHESATRLIGLDDFGDGSVDNYREALGVLLDSYQGEAGLTPLGSKMSRVFLRGALGARLLSEAAFKAHPDYAQVAIDRPIFVTGLPRTGTTALHRLLNADPMHQGLEMWLADFPQPRPARDTWDSNPVYQQLEAQFSKHHVENPEFMGLHYMSATEVEECWQLLRQSVHSVSYECLAHVPSYAQWLSRQDWTPAYRRYKSNLQLIGLNDIEKRWVLKNPSHLFALDALMEVYPDALVIQTHRPAETIIASVCSLNEHATAGWSETFVGATLGADQLDTWARGLESFKSARTKYDEAQFCDVDYFDFISDPIGTVESIYRHFGLELSASALVEMQKMNDESQRGPRAPKHVYSLADYGLSKEAVMERFAGL; encoded by the coding sequence ATGAGCTTTGAATCAAGCGCAGAGCGCACCAGCGTCGGCACCGTCGACGATCTGCACGAGTCGGCTACCCGGCTCATCGGACTCGACGACTTCGGGGACGGCTCCGTCGACAACTACCGCGAGGCCCTTGGCGTCCTGTTGGACTCGTACCAGGGCGAGGCCGGCCTGACCCCCCTGGGTTCCAAGATGTCTCGGGTTTTCCTGCGCGGCGCATTGGGTGCACGGCTACTCAGCGAGGCCGCTTTCAAGGCGCACCCCGACTATGCGCAGGTCGCCATCGACCGCCCGATCTTTGTCACCGGTCTGCCTCGAACCGGCACCACGGCGCTGCACCGCCTGCTCAACGCCGACCCGATGCACCAGGGGCTGGAGATGTGGCTAGCCGATTTCCCGCAGCCACGCCCGGCTCGGGACACTTGGGATAGCAATCCGGTGTATCAACAGCTGGAGGCGCAGTTCTCGAAACATCATGTGGAAAACCCGGAGTTCATGGGGTTGCACTACATGTCGGCCACTGAGGTCGAGGAATGCTGGCAGCTGTTGCGCCAGTCGGTGCACTCGGTCTCCTACGAGTGTCTTGCCCATGTGCCGTCATACGCCCAGTGGCTCTCTCGGCAGGATTGGACACCGGCGTACCGGCGCTACAAGTCAAACCTTCAGTTGATCGGACTCAACGACATCGAAAAGCGTTGGGTGCTCAAGAATCCGAGCCACCTGTTCGCGCTCGATGCGCTCATGGAGGTGTATCCGGATGCGCTGGTCATCCAGACGCACCGCCCCGCCGAAACCATCATCGCCTCGGTCTGCTCGCTCAACGAGCATGCGACAGCAGGTTGGTCGGAGACCTTTGTCGGAGCGACCCTGGGGGCCGATCAGCTGGACACCTGGGCCCGCGGCCTGGAGTCCTTCAAGTCCGCGCGTACCAAGTACGACGAGGCGCAGTTCTGCGATGTCGACTACTTCGACTTCATCTCCGACCCGATCGGCACGGTCGAGTCGATCTACCGGCACTTCGGGCTGGAACTGTCGGCGTCTGCTCTGGTCGAGATGCAGAAGATGAACGACGAAAGCCAAAGGGGTCCGCGTGCACCGAAGCACGTCTATTCCTTGGCCGATTACGGGCTGAGCAAGGAAGCGGTGATGGAGCGCTTCGCAGGGCTGTGA
- a CDS encoding Rieske 2Fe-2S domain-containing protein — MSTDTAGIGVREIDVGELPTRYARGWHCLGVAESFRDGEPHAIDAFGTKLVVFADTQGDIKVLDGYCRHMGGDLSQGSIKGDNVACPFHDWRWGGDGKCKLVPYAKRTPKLARTRSWITDVKSGLLFVWHDAEGNGPTDDVEIPEIPEYSDDGWTTWDWNTIVIEGSNCREIVDNVTDMAHFYYIHFGFPTYFKNVFEGHIASQYLRTVGRPDVQLGGSSQYTGEQILDSEASYFGPSFMINWLHNNYGGYKAESILINCHYPIDQNSFVLQYGVIVQKPAGMDEKMTGKLSRAMTKGVGQGFLQDVEIWKNKTRIDNPLLVEEDGAVYQMRRWYSQFYVDKADVTAEMTDRFELEIDTTKANEFWHGEVDENLKRQAEEKASAEAQAEAEAPAEATQS; from the coding sequence ATGAGCACAGACACCGCAGGAATCGGCGTTCGCGAGATCGATGTCGGTGAGCTTCCGACGCGTTATGCCCGTGGCTGGCACTGCCTGGGCGTGGCGGAGTCGTTCAGGGACGGTGAACCCCATGCGATCGACGCGTTCGGCACCAAGCTGGTGGTGTTCGCCGATACCCAGGGCGATATCAAGGTGCTCGACGGCTACTGCCGCCACATGGGTGGCGATCTGTCGCAGGGCTCCATCAAGGGCGACAATGTCGCCTGCCCGTTCCATGATTGGCGCTGGGGCGGCGATGGCAAGTGCAAGCTGGTGCCCTACGCCAAACGGACCCCCAAGCTGGCCCGTACTCGCAGTTGGATCACCGACGTCAAAAGCGGTCTGCTGTTCGTCTGGCACGACGCCGAAGGCAACGGTCCCACCGACGACGTCGAGATCCCGGAGATTCCGGAGTACTCCGACGACGGCTGGACCACCTGGGACTGGAACACCATCGTCATCGAGGGGTCCAACTGCCGCGAAATCGTGGACAACGTCACCGACATGGCGCACTTCTACTACATCCACTTCGGATTCCCGACGTACTTCAAGAACGTCTTCGAAGGCCACATCGCCTCGCAGTACCTGCGCACCGTCGGGCGCCCCGACGTGCAGCTGGGCGGCTCCTCGCAGTACACCGGCGAGCAGATCCTGGATTCGGAGGCCTCCTACTTCGGGCCCTCCTTCATGATCAACTGGCTGCACAACAACTACGGCGGCTACAAGGCCGAGTCGATCCTGATCAACTGCCACTACCCGATCGATCAGAATTCCTTTGTGCTGCAATACGGCGTCATCGTCCAAAAGCCCGCGGGCATGGACGAGAAGATGACCGGCAAGCTCTCGCGCGCGATGACCAAGGGTGTGGGGCAAGGCTTCCTGCAGGACGTCGAGATCTGGAAGAACAAGACCCGCATCGACAACCCGCTGCTGGTCGAGGAGGACGGCGCCGTCTACCAGATGCGCCGCTGGTACTCGCAGTTCTACGTGGACAAGGCCGATGTCACCGCCGAGATGACCGACCGCTTCGAACTTGAAATCGACACCACCAAAGCCAACGAGTTCTGGCACGGCGAAGTCGACGAAAACCTCAAACGCCAGGCCGAGGAGAAGGCTTCCGCAGAAGCTCAAGCCGAGGCCGAAGCTCCCGCCGAGGCGACGCAAAGCTAG
- the dtd gene encoding D-aminoacyl-tRNA deacylase, translated as MRVLVQRVAYATVTVEGEVVGAIRPKAGQGLLALVGVTHDDDAAKAAQLAEKLWQLRILDDEKSAADLGAPILVVSQFTLYANTKKGRRPAWNAAAPGEVAEPLVAAFADALRNLGAQVEAGVFGAHMRVELVNDGPVTVLLEL; from the coding sequence GTGCGTGTGCTGGTGCAGCGAGTTGCCTACGCGACCGTGACCGTCGAGGGGGAAGTGGTCGGCGCGATCCGCCCGAAAGCGGGGCAGGGCTTGCTTGCCCTGGTGGGCGTCACCCATGACGATGATGCGGCGAAGGCTGCTCAGCTCGCCGAGAAGTTGTGGCAGTTGAGGATTCTCGACGACGAGAAGTCCGCGGCGGATCTCGGGGCACCCATTCTGGTGGTCAGCCAGTTCACCTTGTACGCCAACACCAAGAAGGGGCGACGTCCGGCATGGAACGCGGCGGCGCCCGGCGAGGTCGCCGAGCCGCTCGTCGCGGCGTTCGCAGACGCCTTGCGGAACCTGGGTGCCCAGGTGGAGGCCGGGGTGTTCGGCGCTCATATGCGGGTGGAACTGGTCAACGACGGCCCGGTGACCGTGCTGCTGGAGCTTTAG